One Brachybacterium aquaticum genomic region harbors:
- a CDS encoding GntP family permease, with protein MEGWSQTLGAAPLLGIAAGAIALILVLVIKFKLHAFLTLVLVSLLTAFATGIPAGSIADVLVGSFGGTLGSVALLVGLGAMLGKLIEHSGGATVLAEKMIDLFGEKRAPLALGVASLFMGFPMFFDAGLVVMLPIVFAVASRLGGPILLYAMPSAVAFSAMHVFVPPHPGPVTATELYGANLGVVLAIGLLCVIPTFYLTGVVWGRVTAKKFPYTLDTVGAVFGGGDEEPVSKPPAVGTVIAVLLLPMVLIFLNTGLDFLRAAGAVSEDAVWYGILTTFGASPVALLISVLVALIVLGFRRGENGTALEKIVDSSLGPICSVVLITGAGGMFGGVLRSSGIGDALSGVLSDLGLPLILAAYIIAVVMRVAQGSATVALVTAAGLMAPAVAAAGYSPGQIAAITVATAAGSVFASHVNDSGFWLVGRLLNMDVATTLRTWTVQQTIESLIGFLIAGALFLIL; from the coding sequence ATCGAAGGCTGGTCCCAGACGCTCGGGGCCGCGCCGCTGCTCGGCATCGCCGCCGGCGCCATCGCCCTGATCCTCGTGCTGGTCATCAAGTTCAAGCTGCACGCCTTCCTCACTCTGGTGCTCGTCAGCCTCCTGACCGCCTTCGCGACCGGCATCCCCGCCGGCTCGATCGCGGACGTGCTCGTGGGCAGCTTCGGCGGCACCCTCGGCTCCGTCGCCCTGCTCGTGGGCCTCGGCGCGATGCTCGGCAAGCTCATCGAGCACTCCGGCGGAGCGACCGTGCTCGCCGAGAAGATGATCGACCTGTTCGGTGAGAAGCGGGCTCCGCTCGCGCTCGGCGTCGCGTCCCTGTTCATGGGCTTCCCCATGTTCTTCGACGCGGGCCTGGTCGTCATGCTGCCGATCGTGTTCGCCGTCGCCTCTCGCCTCGGCGGCCCGATCCTGCTCTACGCCATGCCCTCCGCGGTCGCGTTCTCCGCGATGCACGTCTTCGTGCCCCCGCACCCCGGCCCCGTCACCGCCACCGAGCTGTACGGCGCGAACCTCGGCGTGGTGCTCGCCATCGGCCTGCTCTGCGTGATCCCGACCTTCTACCTCACCGGTGTGGTGTGGGGCCGCGTCACCGCGAAGAAGTTCCCCTATACCCTGGACACCGTCGGCGCCGTGTTCGGCGGCGGCGACGAGGAGCCCGTCTCCAAGCCCCCGGCCGTCGGCACCGTCATCGCCGTGCTGCTGCTGCCGATGGTGCTGATCTTCCTCAACACGGGCCTGGATTTCCTGCGCGCCGCGGGCGCCGTCTCCGAGGACGCCGTCTGGTACGGCATCCTCACCACCTTCGGCGCCTCGCCCGTCGCGCTGCTGATCTCCGTGCTCGTGGCCCTGATCGTCCTCGGCTTCCGCCGCGGCGAGAACGGCACGGCGCTCGAGAAGATCGTCGACTCCTCGCTCGGCCCGATCTGCTCGGTCGTGCTGATCACCGGCGCCGGCGGCATGTTCGGCGGGGTGCTGCGCAGCTCCGGCATCGGCGACGCCCTCTCCGGCGTGCTCTCCGACCTCGGCCTGCCGCTCATCCTCGCCGCGTACATCATCGCGGTCGTCATGCGCGTGGCCCAGGGCTCCGCGACCGTCGCCCTGGTCACCGCGGCGGGCCTCATGGCCCCGGCCGTCGCCGCGGCCGGCTACTCGCCCGGTCAGATCGCGGCGATCACCGTCGCGACCGCCGCCGGCTCCGTGTTCGCCTCCCACGTGAACGACTCCGGCTTCTGGCTCGTGGGCCGACTGCTGAACATGGACGTGGCCACAACGCTCCGCACCTGGACCGTGCAGCAGACCATCGAGTCCCTCATCGGCTTCCTGATCGCGGGCGCACTGTTCCTCATCCTCTGA
- a CDS encoding ChbG/HpnK family deacetylase — translation MSSCPDFRVHDAPAGERRLVITADDLGRDAAGTDTILSLWEDGAVTATSFIVVSPHAEAIAERLRADGRTPHLHVTLSSETDIAPWAPLSGGASLLDEHGTLPADPRRAEQRADPDEVRAELDAQLAWMHDRGLHPRAADSHASVLYGIHGGRLLKTALHWCADHGLGFRMPRHLDPFPRSGAFPPEALAGHRTAVALADALGVPLPAALLTNPLGAAELGDPARLAELLIAQLPALPPGTSELVLHPSADGPGVPAVRTWEAQLVRDPRFRDALEQAGLRTVRAW, via the coding sequence ATGAGCAGCTGTCCGGATTTCCGCGTGCACGACGCACCAGCGGGGGAGCGGCGCCTGGTCATCACGGCCGACGACCTCGGCCGGGACGCGGCCGGCACCGACACGATCCTCTCCCTGTGGGAGGACGGCGCCGTCACCGCGACCAGCTTCATCGTCGTCTCCCCGCACGCGGAGGCGATCGCCGAGCGGCTCCGCGCCGACGGGCGCACACCCCACCTGCATGTCACCCTCAGCAGCGAGACGGATATCGCGCCCTGGGCCCCGCTCTCCGGGGGTGCGTCCCTCCTCGACGAGCACGGCACGCTCCCGGCGGACCCGCGCCGCGCCGAGCAGAGGGCCGACCCCGACGAGGTGCGCGCCGAGCTCGACGCCCAGCTGGCGTGGATGCACGATCGCGGCCTGCACCCCCGGGCCGCGGACTCCCACGCCTCCGTGCTCTACGGCATCCACGGCGGGCGACTGCTCAAGACCGCCCTGCACTGGTGCGCCGACCACGGCCTCGGCTTCCGCATGCCCCGCCACCTCGACCCCTTCCCCCGCAGCGGGGCGTTCCCCCCGGAGGCGCTGGCCGGACACCGCACCGCGGTCGCCCTCGCCGACGCGCTCGGGGTGCCGCTGCCCGCGGCGCTGCTCACCAACCCCCTCGGCGCCGCCGAGCTCGGGGACCCGGCACGCCTCGCGGAGCTCCTCATCGCCCAGCTGCCCGCCCTGCCCCCGGGCACCAGCGAACTGGTGCTGCATCCCTCGGCCGACGGGCCCGGGGTGCCGGCGGTGCGCACCTGGGAGGCGCAGCTGGTACGGGACCCCCGCTTCCGGGACGCGCTCGAGCAGGCCGGGCTGCGGACGGTGAGGGCATGGTGA
- a CDS encoding CehA/McbA family metallohydrolase, protein MSPRTERRVLRLGLEDQRATPVLAVPVEVPPGAAGIEVRLVHDRDAATIDLGLEGPDGWRGWSGGARDRFAVGADAATPGDMPGPLEPGTWQVQLGLYRLPLRPLEVTLEITLPPRLEIPPDPLAPVAPQRRRASARQLPAPKGLTWFAGDFHAHSTHSDGELSLDQLAALAASAGLDVLAVTEHNTVSHHPHLAAVGARHDITLLPGQEITTARGHANAFGDLPAIDFRRDPAHWRDEVAAGGGFLSLDHPLAEHTAWQHTLDPLPPALELWHVTWFLDRTATGPWALLARWATDPVLLGGSENHHDRHGYVPGTPTTWVAAAECTPAALLEAASAGRTAITTLPTPDAPALVRCEDELVAVGAEGTVLRDMDGRARVLRSARTVIPATGRGPYRLESPAGELLAISP, encoded by the coding sequence GTGAGCCCGCGGACCGAGCGCCGCGTTCTGCGCCTCGGCCTCGAGGACCAGCGGGCCACGCCAGTGCTCGCCGTGCCCGTCGAGGTGCCGCCCGGTGCGGCCGGGATCGAGGTGCGCCTGGTCCACGACCGCGACGCGGCGACCATCGACCTGGGCCTCGAGGGCCCGGACGGCTGGCGCGGCTGGTCCGGCGGCGCCCGGGACCGTTTCGCGGTGGGGGCCGACGCCGCGACCCCTGGCGACATGCCCGGCCCCCTCGAGCCGGGCACCTGGCAGGTCCAGCTGGGCCTGTACCGCCTGCCGCTGCGCCCGCTCGAGGTGACTCTCGAGATCACCCTGCCCCCGCGGCTCGAGATCCCGCCGGACCCGCTCGCCCCCGTCGCCCCGCAGCGCCGCCGCGCGAGCGCCCGGCAGCTGCCCGCCCCGAAGGGGCTCACGTGGTTCGCCGGCGACTTCCACGCCCACTCCACCCACTCCGACGGCGAACTCTCCCTGGACCAGCTCGCCGCCCTCGCCGCGAGCGCCGGGCTCGACGTCCTCGCCGTCACCGAGCACAACACCGTCTCCCACCACCCGCACCTCGCCGCAGTCGGCGCCCGCCACGACATCACCCTCCTGCCCGGGCAGGAGATCACCACCGCGCGCGGCCACGCGAACGCCTTCGGCGACCTCCCCGCGATCGACTTCCGCCGCGACCCCGCCCACTGGCGCGACGAGGTCGCGGCAGGTGGCGGGTTCCTCTCCCTGGACCACCCCCTCGCCGAGCACACCGCCTGGCAGCACACCCTGGACCCGCTCCCACCGGCGCTCGAGCTGTGGCACGTCACCTGGTTCCTGGACCGCACCGCCACCGGGCCGTGGGCGCTGCTCGCCCGCTGGGCGACGGACCCCGTGCTCCTCGGCGGCAGCGAAAACCACCATGACCGGCACGGCTACGTCCCCGGCACCCCCACCACCTGGGTTGCCGCCGCCGAGTGCACCCCCGCGGCGCTGCTCGAGGCGGCGAGCGCCGGCCGCACCGCGATCACGACCCTGCCTACCCCGGACGCCCCCGCCCTGGTGCGCTGCGAGGACGAGCTCGTCGCCGTCGGCGCCGAGGGCACGGTGCTGCGCGACATGGACGGCCGCGCCCGGGTGCTCCGCAGCGCGCGCACGGTGATCCCCGCCACCGGGCGCGGCCCGTACCGCCTGGAGAGCCCGGCGGGGGAGCTGCTCGCAATCAGCCCCTGA
- a CDS encoding MFS transporter: MAAPSEAPWSVPGSAPAERTPPWRYAIGMFGISIPINFIKGSIVLLYVDTLGMDVRAYAAVMAVYAVIDALDNPLLGHLSDRTRSRFGRRRPWLMIGAPLLAASMIALFSPPDLDGTALVLWFAVFAILSELFDSMLNANYGALLPELFPSERRRGLANALRQAFQLVAMIISLALTPVLTTSLLGSEHGTEGFPRTALAYAVLAVTVIWAMTLGVREDPATQHEERPRLVSAIGQILRTRLFWGVGLTSACYGAALAIVLSGVQLYVRHWLGLPVAYAFALQGIVILVAAGGLFLWLRLVVRIGALRTWRIAFLVLAGAFGLLYLAGSLPAALAAGAVLGLGWAGMMATNDLVVARVLDRDAARHRLHREGLFLSAFGVFGRLNGAVSGLALASLGALFGYYSGEHPGPEPGQAFRVYLCVYPFVLCTLGAIAARFVSVPSPEESAAAAAGEETAR; the protein is encoded by the coding sequence GTGGCCGCACCGTCGGAAGCCCCGTGGTCCGTGCCCGGCAGCGCGCCCGCCGAGCGCACCCCGCCGTGGCGGTACGCGATCGGGATGTTCGGCATCTCCATCCCGATCAACTTCATCAAGGGCTCGATCGTGCTGCTGTACGTCGACACGCTGGGGATGGACGTGCGCGCCTATGCCGCGGTGATGGCGGTCTACGCCGTGATCGATGCGCTGGACAACCCGCTGCTCGGCCACCTCTCGGACCGCACCCGCAGCCGCTTCGGACGGCGCCGTCCCTGGCTGATGATCGGGGCGCCGCTCCTGGCCGCCTCGATGATCGCCCTGTTCTCCCCGCCGGACCTCGACGGCACGGCACTCGTGCTCTGGTTCGCGGTGTTCGCGATCCTCTCGGAGCTGTTCGACTCGATGCTGAACGCCAACTACGGCGCGTTGCTGCCCGAGCTGTTCCCCAGCGAGCGCCGACGCGGCCTCGCCAACGCCCTGCGCCAGGCCTTCCAGCTGGTCGCCATGATCATCTCCCTCGCCCTCACCCCGGTGCTCACCACCTCCCTGCTCGGCAGCGAGCATGGCACCGAGGGCTTCCCCCGCACCGCGCTGGCGTACGCCGTGCTCGCCGTCACGGTGATCTGGGCGATGACGCTCGGGGTGCGCGAGGACCCCGCCACCCAGCATGAGGAGCGTCCCCGCCTGGTGTCCGCCATCGGGCAGATCCTGCGCACCCGCCTGTTCTGGGGGGTGGGGCTGACCAGCGCCTGCTACGGCGCGGCCCTCGCGATCGTCCTGTCCGGCGTGCAGCTGTACGTGCGCCACTGGCTCGGTCTTCCCGTCGCCTACGCCTTCGCCCTCCAGGGCATCGTCATCCTCGTCGCCGCGGGCGGGCTGTTCCTCTGGCTGCGCCTGGTGGTGCGGATCGGGGCGCTGCGCACCTGGCGGATCGCGTTCCTCGTCCTCGCTGGGGCGTTCGGACTGCTCTACCTCGCCGGATCGCTGCCCGCGGCGCTCGCGGCCGGCGCCGTGCTGGGTCTCGGCTGGGCCGGGATGATGGCGACCAACGACCTCGTCGTCGCGCGGGTGCTGGACCGCGACGCCGCCCGGCACCGCCTGCACCGGGAGGGCCTGTTCCTCTCCGCCTTCGGCGTGTTCGGACGGCTGAACGGCGCCGTCAGCGGCCTGGCGCTCGCGTCGCTGGGCGCGCTGTTCGGCTACTACTCGGGCGAGCACCCCGGCCCCGAGCCCGGGCAGGCCTTCCGCGTCTACCTGTGCGTCTACCCCTTCGTGCTGTGCACCCTCGGGGCGATCGCGGCCCGCTTCGTGAGCGTCCCCTCGCCCGAGGAGAGCGCGGCGGCCGCCGCCGGGGAGGAGACCGCCCGATGA